ACCCGTTTTAAGAGGGATTTTAAACGGATTAGAAAAAAACATAAAAATATGAGCAAACTACAGGTAGTTATTAAACTGCTTGTCGATGAAAAAACGCTTGATCCTCGATATAAAGATCACCGGCTCATCGGGAATTGGGCGAAGCACCGAGAATGTCACATCGAACCTGACTGGCTTCTCATCTACAGGATAACTGATAACAATCTGTATCTTGAGAGGACAGGCTCTCACGCCGAGTTGTTCAGGAAGTAGGTTGCCACAAGGTTCAGAGAGAGAAAAGTGGCTTTATCGGCAAAGGCGGATCGACCCAGAGCGTCAAAACTGATTTTGAGAGCAAGGTGTTCTTTTTCGTTACATTAATTTTTTAATTTCACTTTCACAGCGTAAGCAAAATTGTTTCACACGGCCATCAACTTCTTTTTCATAACTACACTGATCGCAGTAATTCATGTTGCATTTTCTGCAATCATACATGGAGGTCACAGTCTCTTCTGTGCATTGACTGGTTTCTCCAACAATCGCACCGCAAAAATGGCAAGACGCCTTGATTTGATGGTCACAAACAGAAGTTTTTTGCTTGTTTTCTTCTTGCATGAGCACTTAACGAGATGTATAGTCCTACTATACACTTCAAAAAGGAGACTATCATGCAAGCAAGTATTGTTGACCTGAGATATAAAATGAATGATGTGCTTAAAGCACTGGAACGGAATGAAAAAGTATCTGTACTTTATCGTGGAAAAATAAAGGGCGTACTCGTTCCCTCATCCACGGCAAGCAAACAGAACAAAAAGAAAAAAATTTCAGAGCATCCCTTTTTCGGCATGGCACCGGCGGATTCCGTTAAATCTGTTGCAGAAGAGATGAATGAGCTGCGCGGGGGAAGATACCGTGATATTTGATACAGATATGTTTATCTGGGTCCAAAGAGGTAACGAGAAAGCAGCAGAGGTCATGGATGCAGCTGATGCAAGGTATCTCTCGATTCAGACGTACATGGAGTTACTCCAGGGAGCGAAAAACAAAAAACAACATAAGTATGTGAAAGACTTCCTCGCCTCCTTTGCTTTTGAAGTGCTTCCGCTTACAGAAAACATCGGGCACAGAGCCGCAATCTATGTTGAAGAGTATGCATTGTCATCCGGGGTATGTTCCGGCGATGCACTCATTGCCGCAACAGCTGTTGAGAATAACATGCCCCTTGTATCAAGCAATAAAAAAAATTTCAGGATAATAAACGAACTGAAATTTCAGCACTTTAAACCTTGACTCACAAATTAATCGGGGTCAGAGTCTGATTAATCAACTCGTTTGTCACTCTCTCCAATCCCCGACCGCCACCGTAAACATAAAGCCCAGCTAGGTAGGTCCGCTTGAGTGCAACGAAAGCAGACGGTTCCTTTGCTCGGATTGTCTGATTTCGTTGTACTCAATCAAGACCTACGTGCTTTTCATCATCAGCTCAATCTTCTCCTTGCGCCTCCTCCCAAAGCCTGCACCGCAAGTAGCTGTACTATAGTTTTAAATCAACCAGGGCGCAGACGCGAATACCTTTTTTTATTTCATAGGGTTCATCAACCGGAGCAACAACCCTAAGAAAAACAGGGACAGACCAGGTTTGTTATTCTGATGACTCATCCTTTTGATCATTTTTACCAGAAAATCCAACAACCCTTGACTTCTTACTCTTTCTTTATCGAAACACCCTTGACTTTTTACTGTGAAGTGTAATATTCTTCCCTTATAATACAGTTTACCTGTACAGATCGCATGATATCCTCAAGGTGCTCATTTGAAAAGAATTGTAGAAAAACAAATCATTACGTGGAAAGATTCCGCACGCCGAAAACCCCTGATCATCCGTGGAGCACGTCAGGTCGGGAAAACTTGGCTTGTGGACAATGTCCTGGCAGAGCAGTTTGAAGACTACGTCAAGATAGATCTGGAAAAACGGCGCGACCTGCACCCGCTCTTTGCTGATAATCTTGATCCGGGAGCCATCCTGCGTCACCTGGAACTGACAGCCGGGCGCATCACTCCCGGTCGTACCCTTGTTTTTTTTGATGAAATCCAAGCATGTCCCAGGGCGATCATGGCCTTGCGCTATTTCTTTGAGGAAATGCCGGAGCTTCATGTTGTTGCTGCCGGTTCCCTGCTGGAGTTCGCCTTTGGCGAGATTTCGGTGCCGGTCGGACGAGTGCAGTATCTGTACATGCACCCGATGACCTTTTACGAGTACCTCCTCGCCCTGGGCAAAGAAACTGTGGCCGAATATACGCGACAAGCACCGGAAACGGTTGCCGATTCTATCCAGCAGGCTGTTCTGACGGAACTGCGACAGTATTTTTTTATCGGAGGAATGCCGGAATGCGTTAAGACTTTTCGTGATTCCGGGTCAATGCTGGCCTCTTTTCAGGTTCAGTCAGAAATCCTTGACTCGTACCGTGATGATTTTGCCAAGTACCTGCCGAGAATAGACCCCCTCTGCCTTGACGCAGTTTTTCTCAATGCAGCAAAGAGTGTGGGAGAACAGCTCAAATATACCCGCCTCAATGCAGGCCATTCCGGTCAGATGAACCGCAGGGCCTTTGACCTGTTGGTTAAGGCGAAATTACTCCATAAAATTCCTTCCTGTGACCCCAGTGGACTTCCCCTCGGTGCAACGGCCAATCTGAAAAAATTCAAGGCAACCATGTTGGACATCGGCCTGATGCAACGGCTTTGTCAGGTACCGGCGAAGACCGAGCTGCTCCAGGAAGACCTGCTGGCTCTCTATAGGGGGAAACTTGCAGAGCAGTTTGTTGCTCAGGAGCTGCTGGCTTGGCACAGTTCGGAGCTTTTTTATTGGGCACGGGCTGCCCGCAGCAGTAATGCGGAAGTGGATTTTCTTGTTGTCCGGCAGGGAAAGATTTATCCGGTCGAGGTGAAGTCGGGTGCGGGCGGGAGCATGAAAAGCCTGCACCTAATGTTGGAGAAATACCCAAAGTGTCCGCAGGGGCTGGTGCTGTACAGTGGTTGCAGGCGTGAGCTGCCTGAGCAGAAGCTGTTGTTTCTGCCCTTGTACTGCGCTGCTCTGATTGGGGATATGCGATGGGGTACGTAAAAAGGGTAAATAGGGGACGTAGTGCGTTTTTTGCAAAGAGTTTAATGGCCCGACCGGGACAGCGCATACTGCGGAATTTTTGTCGGAGAAATATCTTCACCTCCGGGCCAGCATAAACCGCCCAGGGGATCAATAGCAACTTTACGAAAATAATTAAAATTCTTCAGCCGCCAGAAAGATTCACGGGTTGTGATCAGGAGGGTCAGCTCCAAGTCCAGCACTTCATCGTCTTCCATAACCACATGTAGCCGATACCCCTGATCCGCCTCTGCACGGATTGCTTTTTTCCATGGTGTGTTAATTGTTGAGTTCATGCCATGCCTCCATCAGATCTTCTTTGTTTGCCTGGATAAACTCCTTGATCTTTTTTTCCTGTTTGGGTGGCATCTCACCGGCGATCCGCTCCCCGTCTTCCAAGCCGAAGGAACCGGCATAATCTCCGTACACTCCGTGGCAATGGGGAACGCCGTGGTCATCCATATACATGTATATAGAAATTCCGAAAAAAAAAGCAATTCTGGGCATGTGTTGTTCTTTTTTTTGAGGCGGATGATTTAATCTAATCAATCTTGCCATATGCCCAAGCAGTTCGCAAGGGGAAAAACATCAGGCCGATTTTCCTCGCACGCCTGAAGCCACGCAGATATGGAGAGTTTCATATCAGAACTTTTTCTTTTTCCAGCACTTCTCTGGTGAGGGCTTCAGTTCGGTCAGAATATTTTTCCTGATTGTTACAGATATGTTACACCCAGACCATAAAGATTCCCTTGCCCTGAACCGTAATTTTCTCCTGCCTGTATTCCATCTTTTTTCGGAAGTCGAAAATAACAAGAAAGCCTTGATCCCGCCCTTGGCGGTTCAGATAATCAACAAGCTGGGCGATTCCTTTTTTATGCTGCTCCGCTCCCTTCCAGATTTTCAGTTCGTTGATGTACTTTTGCCGATTATAGGTGATGACCACATCCAGCCGTTTTTCTTCCGAGATCTGCACTTCCTTGAAATCAAAACCATGGCCGTTGATGATCGGTTTGAGAAAGGCCAGATAGAGAAGCCGCCAGTTTCTTTCCACAAAAGCCGTGTCTTTCGGGCTGTACTGTTCTTTCATGAACTGCTGGAATTTCGTTAATACCTTTTCAAAGTCCAGCGTGTGTTCATGGGTAACGAACTGATTCTGAGAGCTGTACTGTTCTATGTTTTTATCTATGAGCTGCCCGATCTTGAGATTCAGGGTGATATAGTTATAGATCCGTTCTTTATAGATACGATTATGAATATGAAGAGGTTTGGTTCTCTCCCTGCCGAAAATGCCGTACGTGACTCCCTGACTGATCAGACGGTTGTCTTCACTGTACTCCAGCTGAATATCCTTGAGCAGGATGTTTTCCACCAGCCTGTACAGCTCGCTGTTGTTTTCCAGATTTTTGATCAGGCTCTCAAAGTTCGTGTTTTTTTCCCGCAGGATATGATCAACGGCCTGATCAACATCTTCTTCACGCCATGAGCTGTCAGGCTGCATTATAACGGTATCAAGAAGATAACAGACTTTGCTGACCAGAAACGGATGACCCGAAGTAAAAAAATGGAGGCGGCAGGCGACAGCGGCGATATCCATATCAACCTTTCGTTCATCCGCGTATTCCTGCAGCATGGTTTCAATATCAGAGGAAGAAAAGGTGAGATCAATCTCAAAGTCCGCCGCAATATTCCAAGGGCTGTTTGTGCCGCCGGATTCCGGGCTGATCTTATGCTTCATGTTTTTCACATCATGGATCCCGGCCAGAATCACGCTGTGAAAGGTGGAGTCTTCTCCCTCGTTCCGGGCTAGATACTTACTCCGCAACAGGCCGAGGAATTGCAGGAAAAGGGCGTTGTCCGTGGCCGCATCTGTCTCGTCGATCAACAGAACGACTTTTTTCCCCTTGGTGAACTCGGTTATAAAACTGTCCAGATCTGTAAAGGTTTGAGAAGAACCGGTGGTTGCGCTCTTCAGCCGTTCTTCCATGTCATGCAGGACGCATTGTTTTTTCAGCAGAGAAAGGAAGGCGGTGGAAAAAGCGGCTTCATCGGCAAAGGCAGATCGACCCAGAGCCTCGAAACTGATCTTGAGAGCAAGGTTTTCTTTCTCGCTTCTCAACCTTTTTGCCAGCAGAAACATGAAGGTGCTTTTGCCGTATTGCCGAGGTCGATTGACGGTAAAATATTCCCCAGCATCAATAAGTTCCATGACAGCATCCAGTTTAGCGGAAATATCGACGGTGAAATGTCGTTCAGGGATGCAGGTGCCGGTGTAATGAAATTTTTTTGCCATTTTACCCTGTGCGGAATCATCAGCCGTCAATCAGAAATTTTTGAATTTCAATCTCCGGCAGATGCTTGTAATGCTTTTCGTTTCCCGTAATCAGCGGGAGCTGCTTGATGACCGCTGTTGCGCCGATTAACGCATCAGCCAGTTCCATAGAATGGCTCAGAGCGTACTGCTCGACATAAAACATCGCTTTGGTGGAGATCAGCTCGTTAATTTGAATGACCTGAGCATTAAGTATGGCCAATGCCTTTTGAAACGCATTGAGTTCCTGTTTATTTCTCACGCCTTGAACAATTTCCATATAGGTCACCACGGACAGCGAAAAACGATCAAGACCGTGGAGAAGGTCTATTGCATTTTGATAGCCTCTTGAATACCAGATCAGCACATCTGTATCAATAATCAAAATGATCGTCCTTTCCTGAGTTTCCGAACATATCCATCAACATCGTTCATATCAGTCCGGTCTTTCCACATGCCGCAGAATTCGTTCTGTTTGTCCTTTTTTACCTGCTCCTCAAGAGGAACAATTCTGGCATAGGGCTTTCCGTGAAAGGTGATGACAACCTCCTCACCTCTCCTTGCCGCATCAAGGATTTTTTTGGTATGAAATCGTAAGTCTTTGCTGGTTGCCTGCATAGGGTTCTCCTGTTTTGTGTAAAGTTTATATTTTACAGTGTAAACTCTTACAGGAGTTTGTCAAACAGAATCTCATCACTCTCAAATCACTCTCAATGGCTACGGTTCAGCGATTGGGAAGCTGGCAGCCAGTTTATTATCTGCTTTTGATATATTCGAGAGGAGTTGAGAGAGTTATATTTGCTGTTTTGTAATCTTTTACGTTTCGCGTGATAAGAATATCAATATTGTTTTCAAGAGCTGTGTAGTATTGAATTGAGTCTTCGAAGTCCTTGAAGTCTGATGAAAGAGCTAATTCAATCACGCGGTCACCACAATTGAGTACCTTGACAAGTGATTTAAGTTTAATGAGTGACTGGATTGCCTTTTGCCTGTCTAGGTGCCTGTTGAGTATGTAGAATATATTTGCGATAATAACAGGAGAGGTATAAGCCTGTATCGTTTTATCTTGAATTTGTAGGAAGAGTTCAACTGCGGCTTCAAAATGAGGCTCTCGCTCTGTGAGTAAATCAAGAATCACATCTGTATCCAGAAATACTTTATCTTTCTTCATTTATATTTTTCTTCCAGATAATCGATGTACTCACTCTTACTTGAGATGACCTCTTTATTTTTAAGTACACCTGCAAGCTCTCCAACAACTCCTGAGACTCTTTTTTGCGGTGCAGTTTCACGAGTTATCGTTTTAAAATATGTTTCTGTTAGCTTTGATAGAGATGTATTATGAGAACGAGCAAATCGCTTTGCTGACGCAATAACAGAATCATCCATTTTTAATGTGAGTTTTGCATTCATAGCGTAAGGCTCCTCAATTTTCTTGATAGATACGGCACGTATTCTTTATTTATTTTAATACGTATCAAATGCACTGTCAAGTTAGCAAACATGGGATCAACCCAGGACAATTTCCTGCTGAACAAAATCCAACTGATTAACCAATGCCTTTATTTTCAAACGGGCCTCCCGCGCCCCTGTTTCCTTAAGCGTAGCAGTCAACTGTTTCTGTAATTCCTTCGGTTCCGGCTGCCAGTCATAGGCTTTGGCGTGTAAATGGATCAGTTTTTCGGCCAGGGTTTGCCACT
This is a stretch of genomic DNA from Candidatus Electrothrix rattekaaiensis. It encodes these proteins:
- a CDS encoding type II toxin-antitoxin system VapC family toxin, producing the protein MIIDTDVLIWYSRGYQNAIDLLHGLDRFSLSVVTYMEIVQGVRNKQELNAFQKALAILNAQVIQINELISTKAMFYVEQYALSHSMELADALIGATAVIKQLPLITGNEKHYKHLPEIEIQKFLIDG
- a CDS encoding AAA family ATPase is translated as MAKKFHYTGTCIPERHFTVDISAKLDAVMELIDAGEYFTVNRPRQYGKSTFMFLLAKRLRSEKENLALKISFEALGRSAFADEAAFSTAFLSLLKKQCVLHDMEERLKSATTGSSQTFTDLDSFITEFTKGKKVVLLIDETDAATDNALFLQFLGLLRSKYLARNEGEDSTFHSVILAGIHDVKNMKHKISPESGGTNSPWNIAADFEIDLTFSSSDIETMLQEYADERKVDMDIAAVACRLHFFTSGHPFLVSKVCYLLDTVIMQPDSSWREEDVDQAVDHILREKNTNFESLIKNLENNSELYRLVENILLKDIQLEYSEDNRLISQGVTYGIFGRERTKPLHIHNRIYKERIYNYITLNLKIGQLIDKNIEQYSSQNQFVTHEHTLDFEKVLTKFQQFMKEQYSPKDTAFVERNWRLLYLAFLKPIINGHGFDFKEVQISEEKRLDVVITYNRQKYINELKIWKGAEQHKKGIAQLVDYLNRQGRDQGFLVIFDFRKKMEYRQEKITVQGKGIFMVWV
- a CDS encoding DUF2442 domain-containing protein; translated protein: MNSTINTPWKKAIRAEADQGYRLHVVMEDDEVLDLELTLLITTRESFWRLKNFNYFRKVAIDPLGGLCWPGGEDISPTKIPQYALSRSGH
- a CDS encoding PIN domain-containing protein, yielding MKKDKVFLDTDVILDLLTEREPHFEAAVELFLQIQDKTIQAYTSPVIIANIFYILNRHLDRQKAIQSLIKLKSLVKVLNCGDRVIELALSSDFKDFEDSIQYYTALENNIDILITRNVKDYKTANITLSTPLEYIKSR
- a CDS encoding DUF6364 family protein, whose product is MNAKLTLKMDDSVIASAKRFARSHNTSLSKLTETYFKTITRETAPQKRVSGVVGELAGVLKNKEVISSKSEYIDYLEEKYK
- a CDS encoding type II toxin-antitoxin system YafQ family toxin; the encoded protein is MLTIYYTTRFKRDFKRIRKKHKNMSKLQVVIKLLVDEKTLDPRYKDHRLIGNWAKHRECHIEPDWLLIYRITDNNLYLERTGSHAELFRK
- a CDS encoding DUF4160 domain-containing protein — protein: MPRIAFFFGISIYMYMDDHGVPHCHGVYGDYAGSFGLEDGERIAGEMPPKQEKKIKEFIQANKEDLMEAWHELNN
- a CDS encoding AAA family ATPase gives rise to the protein MKRIVEKQIITWKDSARRKPLIIRGARQVGKTWLVDNVLAEQFEDYVKIDLEKRRDLHPLFADNLDPGAILRHLELTAGRITPGRTLVFFDEIQACPRAIMALRYFFEEMPELHVVAAGSLLEFAFGEISVPVGRVQYLYMHPMTFYEYLLALGKETVAEYTRQAPETVADSIQQAVLTELRQYFFIGGMPECVKTFRDSGSMLASFQVQSEILDSYRDDFAKYLPRIDPLCLDAVFLNAAKSVGEQLKYTRLNAGHSGQMNRRAFDLLVKAKLLHKIPSCDPSGLPLGATANLKKFKATMLDIGLMQRLCQVPAKTELLQEDLLALYRGKLAEQFVAQELLAWHSSELFYWARAARSSNAEVDFLVVRQGKIYPVEVKSGAGGSMKSLHLMLEKYPKCPQGLVLYSGCRRELPEQKLLFLPLYCAALIGDMRWGT
- a CDS encoding type II toxin-antitoxin system prevent-host-death family antitoxin, with amino-acid sequence MQATSKDLRFHTKKILDAARRGEEVVITFHGKPYARIVPLEEQVKKDKQNEFCGMWKDRTDMNDVDGYVRKLRKGRSF
- a CDS encoding type II toxin-antitoxin system VapC family toxin — protein: MIFDTDMFIWVQRGNEKAAEVMDAADARYLSIQTYMELLQGAKNKKQHKYVKDFLASFAFEVLPLTENIGHRAAIYVEEYALSSGVCSGDALIAATAVENNMPLVSSNKKNFRIINELKFQHFKP